From one Populus alba chromosome 17, ASM523922v2, whole genome shotgun sequence genomic stretch:
- the LOC118048736 gene encoding protein EXORDIUM-like 2, whose product MAFNYNFATLAFLLCFLAPSFAALVQEQPLVLKYHNGILLKGNITVNLIWYGKFTPIQRSIIVDFVNSLNSKGAPLPSTSLWWKTTEKYRGGSSSLSVGHQIVHEEYTLGKILKSRHLIALASKTHFAVSSINVVLTAKDVVVDGFCMSRCGTHGSTKSGSGRGTYIWVGNSDLQCPGQCAWPFHQPIYGPQTPPLIAPNGDVGVDGMVINLATLLANTVTNPFNSGYFQGPPTAPLEAVSACTGQFGSGSYPGYPGRVLVDKVTGASFNAYGVNGRKYMLPAMWDPQSSACKTLV is encoded by the coding sequence TGCCCCTTCATTCGCGGCTCTGGTTCAAGAACAGCCTTTGGTGCTGAAATACCATAACGGCATCCTCTTGAAAGGAAATATCACCGTTAATCTAATCTGGTATGGCAAGTTTACACCAATCCAGCGGTCCATAATCGTTGACTTCGTCAACTCCTTGAACTCTAAAGGGGCCCCACTTCCTTCCACCTCGTTATGGTGGAAAACAACTGAGAAGTACCGTGGTGGCTCCTCCTCGCTCAGCGTAGGCCATCAAATCGTTCATGAAGAGTACACGCTCGGCAAAATCCTGAAGTCCCGACATCTGATAGCTTTGGCTTCGAAAACCCATTTCGCTGTTAGCTCTATCAACGTAGTTTTGACGGCAAAAGATGTTGTCGTTGATGGGTTTTGCATGAGCAGGTGTGGGACTCACGGGTCAACAAAGTCCGGGTCGGGTCGGGGCACGTACATTTGGGTCGGTAATTCTGACCTCCAATGTCCGGGTCAGTGTGCCTGGCCATTCCACCAGCCAATTTATGGCCCACAAACACCACCGCTGATAGCACCCAACGGAGACGTTGGTGTTGACGGAATGGTCATCAACTTGGCCACTTTGTTGGCCAACACCGTTACCAACCCGTTCAACAGTGGGTATTTTCAGGGACCCCCCACCGCTCCTTTGGAGGCTGTTTCGGCCTGTACCGGGCAGTTCGGGTCCGGGTCGTACCCGGGCTATCCTGGCCGAGTCCTGGTTGATAAGGTCACGGGTGCTAGCTTCAATGCTTATGGCGTGAACGGAAGGAAGTATATGTTGCCTGCTATGTGGGATCCACAATCAAGTGCATGCAAGACACTTGTGTGA